The Mycobacterium paragordonae genome includes a region encoding these proteins:
- a CDS encoding PE family protein: protein MSFTMATPQLISATAEQLAGIKSALAAANQGAVGSTTNLVSAAADEVSAAITAVFNAHARQYQALSAQASAFHAQFVETLTAGANAYATAETANVQQTLVNAINAPVQSLTGRPLVGDGANGAPGQRGGDGGWLYGSGGAGGAGGANGVAGGAGGNAGLIGSGGVGGAGGAGAAGGAGGQGGWLYGNGGAGGAGGTAVTAGGAGGIGGNGGSAGLFGAGGAGGSGGFGAAGAGAVDGGAAGAGGTGGAGGRLYGTGGAGGAGGDGGSVPGVGPAGIGADAGSGGVGGHGGASGLIGNGGAGGAGGQGGQGGAGPSVGGAGGLGAAGGHGGAGGWIGDGGSGGVGGHGGIGGTGDVGGVSGAGGDGAYGGRGGLLIGSGGVGGSGGGGGGAAMPNDPTGKGGAGGAGAQGGAAGLIGNGGGGGGGGNGGIGGANFGDAPGETGGNGGTGGVGGMGGFLSGNGGAGGAGGDGAAGGISFNGPNGGIGGSGGAGAAGGGTGLIGNGGGGGAGGRGAQGGLSTNAVGGAGGDGGAGSNGGQGGAWYGNGGGGGAGGTGGAGGAGFGGAGNDGVGKDGGNGGNAQLIGDGGNGGAGGGGGAVGGVGGRGGSLAGKAGANGTS, encoded by the coding sequence ATGTCGTTCACGATGGCAACTCCGCAGCTGATTTCGGCTACGGCAGAACAGTTGGCCGGAATCAAATCGGCCCTGGCCGCTGCCAACCAAGGCGCGGTCGGCTCGACGACAAACTTGGTTTCCGCCGCCGCCGACGAAGTATCAGCGGCGATTACGGCGGTGTTCAACGCTCACGCTCGCCAGTATCAGGCGCTGAGCGCGCAGGCGTCCGCGTTTCATGCGCAGTTCGTGGAGACCTTGACCGCGGGCGCGAACGCGTACGCGACGGCGGAGACGGCCAATGTCCAGCAGACCTTGGTCAACGCGATCAACGCGCCGGTGCAGAGTCTGACCGGGCGCCCACTGGTCGGCGACGGCGCAAACGGCGCGCCCGGTCAGCGCGGCGGTGACGGCGGCTGGCTGTACGGCAGTGGCGGGGCCGGTGGCGCCGGCGGAGCCAACGGGGTCGCCGGCGGGGCCGGTGGCAACGCCGGGTTGATCGGATCGGGCGGGGTTGGCGGCGCAGGTGGCGCCGGTGCTGCGGGCGGCGCCGGTGGCCAGGGCGGTTGGTTGTACGGCAACGGTGGCGCCGGCGGAGCCGGCGGAACAGCTGTCACTGCCGGTGGCGCCGGGGGGATTGGCGGCAACGGTGGGTCGGCCGGGCTGTTCGGAGCCGGTGGTGCCGGTGGTAGCGGTGGTTTCGGCGCTGCGGGCGCCGGTGCAGTCGACGGTGGTGCCGCGGGAGCGGGCGGTACGGGTGGTGCCGGCGGTCGTCTATACGGAACCGGCGGCGCGGGCGGCGCCGGCGGTGACGGCGGAAGCGTTCCGGGTGTCGGCCCCGCAGGGATTGGTGCGGACGCCGGGTCGGGTGGGGTTGGTGGACACGGCGGTGCAAGCGGACTGATCGGAAACGGCGGAGCCGGCGGCGCGGGAGGTCAAGGTGGCCAAGGTGGTGCCGGCCCGAGCGTCGGAGGGGCTGGTGGGCTGGGTGCCGCCGGCGGACATGGCGGCGCGGGCGGGTGGATCGGCGACGGTGGATCGGGTGGTGTCGGCGGCCATGGTGGTATCGGTGGGACCGGCGACGTCGGCGGCGTGAGCGGGGCCGGCGGAGACGGCGCCTATGGCGGTCGGGGCGGGCTGCTGATCGGCAGCGGCGGTGTCGGGGGTTCAGGCGGTGGCGGTGGCGGTGCCGCCATGCCCAATGACCCGACCGGCAAGGGTGGTGCCGGCGGGGCCGGCGCACAGGGCGGCGCCGCCGGCTTGATCGGTAACGGCGGTGGCGGTGGCGGTGGCGGCAACGGCGGAATCGGCGGAGCTAACTTCGGCGATGCGCCGGGGGAGACCGGCGGCAACGGCGGAACCGGCGGCGTCGGGGGCATGGGCGGATTCCTGTCTGGGAACGGTGGAGCAGGCGGAGCCGGCGGAGACGGGGCAGCTGGCGGCATTTCCTTCAACGGTCCCAACGGCGGCATCGGCGGCAGCGGCGGAGCCGGTGCAGCGGGTGGAGGTACTGGGCTGATCGGCAACGGCGGCGGTGGGGGCGCCGGCGGCAGGGGCGCTCAGGGTGGGTTGAGTACGAACGCTGTGGGTGGCGCCGGCGGTGACGGCGGGGCAGGTTCGAACGGTGGTCAAGGCGGAGCGTGGTATGGCAACGGAGGCGGCGGCGGTGCGGGTGGTACCGGCGGTGCTGGTGGTGCGGGTTTCGGTGGCGCGGGTAACGACGGCGTTGGTAAAGACGGCGGTAACGGCGGCAATGCGCAACTGATCGGTGACGGCGGCAACGGCGGCGCCGGCGGCGGTGGCGGCGCGGTCGGCGGCGTCGGCGGGCGAGGTGGAAGCCTGGCCGGCAAAGCCGGCGCGAACGGGACGTCTTAG